One segment of Pontibacter akesuensis DNA contains the following:
- a CDS encoding glycosyltransferase family 2 protein: MMCSVIVANYNHADVILVALKTIEAQTYPDWEVIIVDDASTDNSKEAIDAFVAASRYKERYKVVYLSENMGVGHAKWTAAANSTGEVIAICDPDDAIHPEAVAKVMQAHARHPEASLVYTNYYHCDVQLIPRRIRENAGSITYSDVLEDKVSAFVSFKSAAYSKTAGFDSFFRLAEDKDLFYKLEEVGDIVYLDEPLYYYRIWPRGISQGFGAYVRSRDFRLLAIENAVARRKVSGIKQIPSKELQRLKAEIHLLQAEGILYSEQPLGRKFLKHLYEATLLNPTGSIKRKIKAALALSRVKRKVLRLLKKA, from the coding sequence ATGATGTGCTCTGTAATTGTTGCCAACTACAATCATGCTGATGTTATACTTGTCGCCCTGAAAACAATTGAGGCGCAGACGTACCCGGATTGGGAGGTTATAATTGTGGATGATGCTTCTACCGACAACTCCAAAGAAGCCATTGATGCATTTGTAGCGGCATCGCGATACAAGGAGAGGTATAAAGTAGTTTACCTTAGCGAGAACATGGGGGTAGGTCATGCCAAGTGGACGGCTGCTGCCAACAGTACAGGAGAGGTGATTGCTATCTGTGACCCCGACGACGCCATACATCCAGAGGCAGTCGCAAAAGTAATGCAGGCGCATGCAAGGCACCCGGAGGCAAGCCTTGTTTACACGAACTACTACCACTGCGATGTACAGCTGATACCCCGGCGCATCAGGGAGAACGCTGGTTCTATCACTTATTCTGACGTGCTCGAAGACAAGGTTTCTGCTTTTGTGTCTTTCAAAAGTGCCGCTTACAGCAAAACGGCCGGGTTCGATTCTTTTTTCAGGCTTGCTGAAGACAAGGACCTTTTCTATAAACTCGAAGAAGTGGGTGACATTGTCTACCTCGACGAACCCCTATACTATTATCGTATTTGGCCCAGAGGCATTTCTCAGGGATTTGGTGCATATGTTAGATCACGGGACTTCAGGCTGTTAGCCATTGAAAATGCCGTAGCTAGACGAAAAGTTAGCGGCATCAAGCAAATTCCCTCAAAAGAACTACAGCGTTTAAAGGCAGAGATACACCTGCTACAGGCCGAGGGCATCCTTTATTCTGAGCAACCGCTAGGGCGCAAATTCTTAAAGCACTTGTATGAGGCTACACTTTTGAACCCTACAGGAAGTATAAAGCGCAAAATAAAAGCAGCGTTGGCGTTAAGCAGAGTTAAGCGGAAGGTGTTGCGGCTCTTGAAGAAGGCATAG
- the dnaG gene encoding DNA primase produces the protein MSLIPKETVDQVLAQADITEVVGDFVSLKKKGQNMWACCPFHHEKSPSFSVSPAKGIYKCFGCGKAGNSVQFIMDVEGTSFPEAIKFLAKKYNIEVPEETQDPEYAREQSERDSLFIVSDFAAKHFQLRLTDQEQGSIGQSYLKQRGLSSSTIRKYELGYSLDEWTDLTDSALKAGYQQKYLEATGLTIAREDGKKYDRFRGRVMFPIHNGSGRVVGFGARTLKSNDKKSPKYLNSPESDIYHKSNVLYGLFQAKQAIRMQDMCYMVEGYLDVLSLHQGGIENVVASSGTSLTEGQIKLIARYTENITVLYDGDAAGIKASLRGIDLILELGLNVNVVTFPEGEDPDSYIHKVGDAAFKSYLKEHAQDFISFKTSLYAEEAAGNPVKKAEAIKEVVASIGKIPDAIKRSVFFRSCSIIFDIDEQVLISEYNKSQLQGRQQRSGGPDESAFAPPSAPEPEPEKPATDQEVLQRYEREIVRMILHYPDSVLEEGLTTSSYMLEQLDDIEFVTPLYIQIIEIVRAKLNNNELPTADDFINYPKEEIRSEAISLLSEPYELSHNWETHHIFVPKESDLLAYGAERAVLRLKWRNAEILLKAQREKLRLVTDPTEVDRVLNLIISLNTFYSQLGNMLGIVVNR, from the coding sequence ATGTCCCTTATCCCAAAAGAAACAGTTGACCAGGTGCTTGCCCAAGCCGATATTACGGAGGTGGTAGGGGACTTTGTGTCGCTGAAGAAGAAGGGGCAGAACATGTGGGCCTGCTGCCCGTTTCACCACGAAAAATCCCCGTCCTTTTCTGTTTCGCCGGCTAAGGGCATCTACAAGTGCTTCGGCTGCGGTAAGGCGGGCAACTCGGTGCAGTTCATCATGGATGTGGAGGGCACCAGCTTTCCCGAAGCTATCAAGTTCCTGGCCAAGAAGTACAACATTGAGGTGCCGGAGGAGACGCAGGATCCTGAGTATGCCCGGGAGCAGAGCGAGCGCGACAGCCTTTTCATCGTCTCTGATTTCGCCGCGAAGCATTTTCAGCTGCGGCTTACGGACCAAGAGCAGGGCAGCATTGGGCAATCGTACCTCAAGCAGCGTGGCCTTAGCAGCAGCACCATCCGCAAGTATGAATTGGGCTATAGCCTGGATGAATGGACGGATTTGACCGACAGCGCGCTGAAGGCAGGCTACCAGCAAAAGTACCTGGAGGCTACCGGCCTGACCATTGCCAGGGAAGATGGCAAGAAGTATGACCGCTTCCGCGGCCGCGTTATGTTCCCGATCCATAACGGTTCGGGGCGCGTGGTAGGTTTTGGTGCCCGTACGCTTAAATCAAACGACAAGAAAAGCCCTAAATACCTAAACTCTCCGGAGTCGGATATTTACCACAAGAGCAATGTGCTGTACGGCTTGTTCCAGGCGAAGCAGGCCATCCGGATGCAGGACATGTGCTACATGGTAGAAGGCTACCTTGATGTGCTCTCACTGCACCAGGGCGGAATCGAAAATGTGGTGGCTTCTTCCGGTACTTCGCTCACCGAAGGGCAGATAAAGCTGATTGCGCGTTACACGGAGAACATCACCGTGCTGTACGATGGCGACGCGGCGGGTATAAAAGCCTCTTTGCGTGGAATTGACCTGATTTTGGAGCTTGGCCTGAACGTGAACGTGGTGACGTTTCCGGAAGGCGAGGACCCGGACTCTTACATCCATAAAGTAGGAGACGCGGCCTTTAAAAGTTACCTGAAGGAGCACGCACAGGATTTTATCTCTTTTAAAACCAGCCTTTATGCCGAAGAAGCCGCCGGTAACCCGGTAAAGAAAGCGGAGGCGATAAAAGAAGTGGTGGCCTCTATCGGGAAGATTCCGGATGCCATCAAGCGATCCGTGTTTTTCCGCAGCTGCAGCATCATCTTCGACATCGACGAACAGGTGCTCATATCTGAGTACAACAAATCGCAGTTGCAGGGCAGGCAGCAGCGGTCTGGAGGCCCGGATGAATCAGCCTTTGCGCCACCCTCAGCACCTGAGCCAGAGCCGGAAAAGCCTGCTACAGACCAGGAGGTCCTGCAGCGCTACGAGCGGGAGATTGTGCGGATGATTCTGCATTACCCGGATTCAGTACTGGAAGAGGGCTTAACCACGAGCAGTTACATGCTGGAGCAGTTGGATGATATCGAGTTCGTGACGCCGCTCTACATTCAGATTATCGAGATAGTAAGAGCAAAGCTTAACAACAATGAGCTACCGACGGCAGATGATTTCATCAACTATCCAAAAGAGGAAATCCGGTCCGAGGCCATTTCCCTGCTCTCGGAGCCTTACGAGCTGAGCCACAACTGGGAAACCCACCACATTTTTGTTCCAAAGGAAAGCGACCTGCTAGCCTATGGCGCGGAAAGAGCCGTGCTGCGGTTAAAATGGCGAAATGCTGAAATACTCCTCAAAGCACAGCGCGAGAAGCTGCGATTGGTTACGGACCCAACCGAGGTAGACAGGGTGCTGAACTTAATCATCTCCCTGAATACTTTTTACAGCCAGTTGGGCAATATGCTGGGAATTGTGGTGAACAGGTAA
- a CDS encoding O-acetyl-ADP-ribose deacetylase, whose product MAETTVKVQQGDITKVQTDAVVNAANSSLLGGGGVDGAIHRAGGPAILEECRQIRARQGGCPTGEAVITTAGNLPAKYVIHTVGPVWSGGSKGEPELLANCYRNSLQLAEENGVASIAFPNISTGVYGYPKDKAAKVAVAAVQSYLTEQNIGIKEVVFVCFDAENRRLYEEILNE is encoded by the coding sequence ATGGCAGAAACGACAGTCAAGGTTCAACAAGGCGATATCACTAAAGTGCAGACAGATGCCGTGGTAAACGCTGCTAACTCCAGTTTACTTGGAGGAGGAGGCGTGGACGGCGCCATTCACCGTGCCGGAGGACCAGCCATTCTGGAGGAGTGCAGGCAGATCAGGGCGCGGCAGGGCGGTTGCCCCACCGGAGAAGCGGTGATCACAACCGCCGGGAACCTGCCGGCCAAGTATGTCATTCACACCGTCGGGCCAGTATGGAGCGGCGGCAGCAAAGGCGAGCCGGAACTGCTGGCCAACTGTTACCGCAACAGCCTTCAGTTGGCGGAAGAAAACGGTGTGGCAAGTATAGCCTTTCCGAATATCAGCACGGGCGTGTACGGCTACCCCAAAGACAAAGCCGCAAAAGTGGCTGTGGCAGCCGTACAATCATACTTGACGGAACAGAATATAGGTATAAAAGAGGTGGTGTTTGTTTGCTTTGATGCGGAGAACCGGAGGCTTTATGAGGAAATTCTGAATGAGTGA
- a CDS encoding Mrp/NBP35 family ATP-binding protein, with protein sequence MAITKEDILKALSYVEEPDLGKDLVTLNMIEDVQVNGKDVSFTVILTTPACPLKDLIRNACITAIHTMVDKEADVTVNMTSRVTSGRGDTSEVLRGVKNIIAIASGKGGVGKSTVTTNLAIALAQSGARVGLIDADISGPSIPTMFGVEQERPSMVQGDHGKNYIMPVERYGVKMMSIGFLTPADGAVVWRGPMASSALRQFISDVEWGELDYLLLDLPPGTSDIHLTMVQALPVTGAVIVTTPQKVALADAVRGLQMFRQPQINVPVLGVVENMAYFTPAELPENKYYIFGEGGGKALAEKYEVALLGQVPLVQSIRENGDSGTPEVLQNDSPASGVFKELAQSVAQQVSLRNATWGKTKPVEIKS encoded by the coding sequence ATGGCAATCACAAAAGAAGATATATTAAAAGCCCTCAGCTATGTGGAGGAGCCGGATCTTGGAAAAGACCTGGTAACCCTGAACATGATTGAGGACGTGCAGGTAAACGGCAAGGACGTAAGCTTTACGGTTATACTTACCACCCCGGCCTGCCCCCTGAAAGACCTGATCCGCAACGCCTGCATTACCGCCATCCATACCATGGTTGATAAAGAGGCAGACGTAACCGTGAACATGACGTCGCGCGTTACCTCCGGCCGTGGCGACACCTCGGAAGTGCTTCGTGGCGTGAAGAACATTATCGCCATTGCCTCAGGCAAAGGTGGCGTGGGTAAGTCCACGGTGACAACGAACCTGGCTATTGCGCTGGCGCAAAGCGGGGCAAGGGTTGGTTTAATTGATGCCGATATCTCCGGCCCTTCTATCCCGACCATGTTTGGGGTGGAGCAGGAGCGCCCAAGTATGGTGCAGGGCGACCATGGCAAAAACTACATCATGCCGGTAGAAAGGTATGGCGTCAAAATGATGTCTATTGGCTTCCTGACACCGGCCGACGGCGCCGTGGTGTGGAGAGGACCGATGGCCAGTTCAGCGCTGCGTCAGTTTATTTCAGATGTGGAATGGGGCGAACTGGACTACCTGCTGCTCGACCTGCCGCCGGGAACATCAGACATTCACCTGACCATGGTGCAGGCGCTGCCCGTAACTGGAGCCGTGATCGTGACAACGCCGCAGAAAGTGGCTTTGGCCGATGCCGTACGGGGCTTGCAGATGTTCCGCCAGCCACAGATTAACGTGCCTGTTTTGGGTGTTGTAGAAAATATGGCTTACTTTACACCTGCCGAGTTACCTGAAAACAAATATTACATTTTCGGGGAAGGTGGCGGAAAGGCGCTGGCAGAGAAGTATGAGGTGGCATTATTAGGCCAGGTACCGCTTGTGCAGAGCATCCGCGAAAACGGTGATTCCGGTACACCGGAAGTATTGCAGAACGATTCTCCTGCAAGTGGTGTTTTCAAAGAGTTGGCCCAGTCTGTTGCACAGCAAGTATCGCTTCGCAATGCCACTTGGGGCAAGACAAAACCAGTAGAAATCAAAAGTTAA
- a CDS encoding NifU family protein — translation MAVTNVDQDFLLRIESALDQIRPYLEADGGNVRVLEVTDEMILKLELLGACGSCPMSTMTLKAGVEQAVLKAVPEIKAVEAVNVMPTEV, via the coding sequence ATGGCAGTCACAAACGTAGATCAAGACTTCTTGCTTCGCATCGAATCAGCCCTCGACCAGATCAGACCTTACCTGGAGGCAGACGGCGGCAACGTGCGGGTGCTGGAGGTAACAGACGAAATGATTCTGAAACTGGAACTGCTGGGTGCCTGCGGCTCCTGCCCCATGTCTACCATGACCTTGAAGGCTGGAGTAGAACAGGCAGTGTTGAAGGCTGTGCCTGAGATAAAAGCCGTAGAGGCCGTGAATGTGATGCCGACGGAAGTATAG
- the fahA gene encoding fumarylacetoacetase: protein MIKANDPALHSWIEIDASSDFPIQNLPFGIFSTPERDPRVGVAIGNYILDLCVLGRRDFFNLIDMDPNVFHRPCLNDFIALGRPVWRAVRNRVSELLRNDNEEISGDSDLIRECLVLQRDAEVHMPVKVGNYTDFYSSMEHARNVGSMFRDPENALLPNWKHIPIGYHGRASSIVPSGTPIYRPKGQTKAVDADAPVFGPSRMLDFELEVAFITGRETQLGQSISPNEADEYIFGLVLLNDWSARDIQTWEYVPLGPFLAKSFASSLSPWVVTLDALEPFKVKGPVQDPQPLPYLEFTGHHHYDINLEVLLQPEGAAENSICQTNYRHLYWNMNQQLAHQTSNGCNLQVGDLYASGTISGPDKGSYGSMLELTWRGTNPLQLTDGTSRGFIQDGDTVIMRAHGERNGIRIGFGEVRTQVLPAF, encoded by the coding sequence ATGATCAAAGCCAATGACCCCGCCCTTCATTCCTGGATTGAGATTGACGCCAGCAGCGATTTCCCGATTCAGAATCTTCCATTCGGCATTTTCAGCACCCCAGAGCGTGATCCACGCGTGGGTGTGGCCATCGGCAACTATATTCTGGATTTGTGTGTGTTGGGGCGTCGGGATTTCTTTAATCTGATCGACATGGACCCAAACGTGTTTCACCGCCCTTGCCTGAACGACTTCATTGCCCTTGGCAGACCCGTTTGGCGGGCCGTCCGGAACCGTGTTTCCGAGCTGCTGCGCAATGATAATGAGGAAATAAGCGGCGATAGTGATCTAATCCGGGAATGCCTGGTGCTGCAGCGGGACGCAGAAGTGCACATGCCCGTGAAAGTAGGCAACTACACTGACTTCTACAGCAGTATGGAGCATGCCCGCAATGTGGGCTCCATGTTTCGTGATCCAGAGAATGCGCTCCTGCCGAACTGGAAACACATTCCGATCGGCTATCACGGCCGCGCCTCCTCCATTGTCCCTTCCGGCACGCCTATTTACCGTCCGAAAGGGCAAACAAAGGCAGTCGATGCGGATGCTCCTGTTTTTGGTCCCAGCCGAATGCTCGATTTTGAGTTGGAGGTTGCCTTCATCACAGGCAGAGAAACGCAGCTTGGGCAAAGTATTTCTCCTAACGAAGCAGATGAGTACATCTTCGGGCTGGTGCTGCTTAATGACTGGTCGGCCCGCGATATTCAAACATGGGAGTACGTGCCACTGGGACCGTTTTTGGCTAAGAGCTTTGCCTCGTCCTTATCACCCTGGGTGGTAACGCTGGATGCACTGGAGCCATTTAAAGTGAAGGGCCCGGTGCAGGACCCGCAGCCACTCCCCTACCTTGAGTTTACCGGCCACCACCACTACGATATTAACTTGGAGGTGCTGCTGCAGCCCGAGGGAGCCGCAGAAAACAGCATCTGTCAAACGAACTACCGGCACCTGTACTGGAACATGAACCAGCAACTGGCGCACCAGACCAGCAACGGCTGCAACCTGCAGGTGGGCGACCTTTATGCTTCCGGCACCATCAGCGGTCCGGACAAAGGCTCCTACGGCTCCATGCTGGAACTTACCTGGCGTGGCACAAACCCGTTGCAGCTAACGGATGGGACTAGCCGCGGGTTTATACAGGATGGTGACACGGTGATCATGCGCGCGCATGGCGAACGCAACGGTATCCGGATCGGTTTTGGAGAGGTGAGAACGCAGGTGCTTCCGGCATTTTAA
- a CDS encoding flavin reductase family protein, whose protein sequence is MSIRTINPKEATTAEVYGLLSGAVAPRPIAFASTVNAAGDVNLSPFSFFNMFSSNPPVLIFSPLSRIRDNSSKHTLENVLETREVVINIANYAIVEQMSLASTEYEQGINEFIKAGLTPEASVLVKPPRVQEAPVALECKVTDVIKLGPEGGAGNLVICEVLLLHIAESILDGTGKIDPYKLDAVARMGGDYYIRANGDSIFELPKPIRNKGMGIDQLPGFIRNSSLLTGNNLARLANTEAMPSAAEVEAFKSDPLVSYTLNKYKAEPEKLQIEMEILGKKLLEANQVNDAWKVLLLGR, encoded by the coding sequence ATGAGCATCAGAACAATCAACCCAAAAGAAGCGACTACGGCAGAAGTGTACGGCTTGCTTTCCGGCGCTGTGGCACCGCGCCCCATTGCTTTCGCCAGCACTGTTAATGCCGCCGGAGACGTGAACCTGAGTCCTTTCAGCTTCTTTAACATGTTCAGCTCAAACCCGCCTGTGCTTATCTTCTCTCCCCTCAGCCGCATCCGCGACAATTCCTCCAAACATACCCTGGAAAATGTACTGGAGACGCGGGAGGTGGTCATCAACATTGCCAACTATGCTATCGTGGAGCAGATGTCCTTGGCGAGCACTGAGTATGAGCAGGGCATAAACGAATTTATCAAAGCCGGATTGACACCGGAGGCGTCGGTACTGGTGAAGCCCCCGCGCGTGCAGGAGGCTCCTGTAGCGTTGGAATGCAAAGTAACCGACGTGATTAAACTGGGGCCCGAAGGAGGCGCAGGAAACCTGGTGATTTGTGAGGTGCTGCTGCTGCACATAGCGGAAAGTATACTTGACGGCACAGGGAAGATCGATCCCTATAAACTGGATGCGGTAGCCCGCATGGGCGGCGATTACTACATCCGTGCCAATGGCGACAGCATTTTTGAACTGCCCAAGCCTATTCGCAACAAAGGCATGGGCATTGATCAGCTGCCGGGCTTTATCCGAAACAGCAGCTTGCTAACAGGTAATAATTTGGCGCGCCTGGCAAATACAGAGGCCATGCCATCAGCAGCAGAAGTCGAAGCCTTTAAATCAGATCCCCTGGTTAGCTATACCCTGAACAAGTATAAAGCAGAACCTGAGAAGCTGCAAATCGAGATGGAAATACTTGGCAAGAAACTTTTAGAGGCAAACCAGGTAAACGATGCCTGGAAAGTGTTACTGCTAGGCAGGTAA
- a CDS encoding nucleoside-diphosphate sugar epimerase/dehydratase, with translation MKILLNKSLPKWIVLLIDQLIMSWSFALSFFVIKQFEFEEIMRGHFLIYVGLFGLVSLITFYNMRVHTGLIRYSSIYDIYRIFSAVFVASLIYGALIGLWIAPMYGIDSVNIYLVLLISFFISSTLLTVVRMGAKALFIFIKRSNVGERERVLIYGANGFSIILKQALEAGGMGKFDISGFIDDNPSKTNKDIHQKRVYHTSAITKLQRKQQIDKLVVFSEDLKADNLKLFIETCVELGIKVQTVPPTEQWMSGQLSLNQMKDLKIEDLLQRPPIVIENGRISSDLRGKRVLVTGGAGSIGSEIVRQVLSYKPEIVIVCDQAESPLHELQLEMEEQFPEAKIALYIGDITNSTRMYSMFKEYQPDIVYHAAAYKHVPMMENNPCEAILTNVLGTKNLADLSMAFEVEKFVMISTDKAVNPTNIMGTSKRIAEIYIQSLNGLNQKKVNGNSHPYTQPIQTKFITTRFGNVLGSNGSVIPRFRQQIEKGGPLTVTHPDITRYFMTIPEAVQLVLEAGTMGRGGEIFIFDMGEPVKIVDLAKKMIRLAGLLPDVDIPISFTGLRPGEKLYEELLNEEEQTIPTHHSKIKISKVRVYKYDDVVSDIDELMMLNKNKDERQVVRKMKQIVPEYISKNSRFEELDLQLNN, from the coding sequence ATGAAAATATTACTTAATAAGTCGCTTCCTAAATGGATAGTGCTTTTAATTGACCAGCTGATCATGAGCTGGTCTTTTGCTCTTTCTTTTTTTGTAATCAAGCAGTTTGAGTTTGAGGAGATTATGCGTGGCCATTTCCTGATTTATGTCGGGCTTTTTGGACTCGTGTCTTTAATCACCTTCTACAACATGCGGGTGCATACGGGCCTGATCCGGTATTCGAGTATTTACGACATTTACCGTATTTTCTCGGCAGTGTTCGTTGCCAGCCTTATTTATGGGGCGCTCATTGGCCTTTGGATAGCCCCCATGTATGGCATCGACTCGGTTAATATTTACCTGGTGCTGCTCATCAGCTTTTTTATATCCTCTACCTTGCTTACCGTGGTGCGCATGGGAGCAAAGGCCCTTTTTATCTTTATCAAACGCAGCAATGTAGGAGAGCGTGAAAGGGTGCTGATATATGGTGCTAACGGCTTTTCTATCATCCTGAAGCAGGCCTTGGAGGCCGGCGGCATGGGCAAGTTTGATATTTCCGGTTTCATCGATGATAATCCGAGCAAGACAAATAAGGATATTCACCAAAAGCGGGTTTACCACACCAGTGCTATTACAAAGCTGCAGCGAAAGCAGCAGATAGACAAACTGGTTGTTTTTTCTGAAGACCTGAAAGCTGATAACCTGAAACTCTTCATCGAGACTTGTGTGGAGTTGGGCATCAAGGTACAGACCGTGCCGCCTACTGAGCAGTGGATGTCGGGTCAGTTGAGCCTGAACCAGATGAAGGACCTCAAGATCGAAGACTTGCTGCAGCGCCCGCCAATTGTGATAGAGAATGGCCGTATCTCAAGCGATCTGCGCGGCAAGCGTGTGCTGGTAACGGGCGGTGCCGGCTCCATAGGCTCAGAGATCGTACGCCAGGTATTGAGCTATAAGCCAGAAATCGTTATTGTTTGTGATCAGGCGGAATCGCCGCTGCATGAACTGCAACTGGAAATGGAGGAGCAGTTTCCCGAGGCAAAAATAGCCTTGTATATCGGGGACATCACCAACTCCACGCGCATGTACTCGATGTTCAAAGAGTATCAGCCAGATATTGTTTATCATGCGGCCGCTTACAAGCATGTGCCGATGATGGAAAACAACCCCTGCGAAGCTATACTTACCAATGTGCTTGGTACAAAGAATCTGGCAGACCTTTCAATGGCCTTTGAGGTAGAGAAGTTTGTGATGATCTCCACGGACAAGGCAGTGAACCCAACCAACATCATGGGTACTTCCAAGCGCATTGCTGAGATTTACATTCAGTCGTTGAACGGCCTTAACCAGAAGAAAGTAAACGGAAACAGCCATCCCTATACACAGCCAATACAGACCAAATTTATAACCACCCGATTCGGCAATGTATTGGGTTCTAATGGCTCAGTAATTCCGCGTTTCAGACAGCAGATCGAGAAAGGCGGGCCACTGACGGTGACGCACCCGGATATCACCCGCTATTTCATGACCATACCTGAGGCGGTGCAGCTGGTGCTGGAGGCTGGTACGATGGGCAGGGGAGGCGAAATCTTTATCTTCGATATGGGCGAGCCTGTGAAGATCGTGGACCTTGCCAAAAAGATGATCCGTCTGGCTGGTTTACTGCCGGATGTGGATATTCCCATCTCCTTTACCGGTTTACGGCCAGGTGAGAAGCTGTATGAGGAGCTGCTGAATGAGGAGGAGCAGACCATCCCTACCCATCACAGCAAGATCAAAATTTCGAAAGTACGCGTGTACAAGTATGACGACGTGGTGAGCGATATTGACGAGCTCATGATGCTGAACAAGAACAAGGATGAGCGGCAGGTGGTGCGGAAGATGAAGCAGATCGTGCCGGAATACATCAGTAAGAACTCCCGATTCGAAGAACTGGACCTGCAGTTGAATAACTAA
- a CDS encoding DegT/DnrJ/EryC1/StrS family aminotransferase, with amino-acid sequence MNEKIWLSSPHMGDNEFNFVKEAFDTNWIAPLGPNVDGFERDLAVYLGEDVHVAALSSGTAALHLALIILGVQAGDEVICQTMTFSASANPIAYQGATPVFVDSEAQTWNMSPRYLEAAILDRIENGKKPKAIIVVHLYGMPAQMDRIMEIADKYGIPVVEDAAEALGSSYKGRKLGTFGAMSILSFNGNKIITTSGGGALVSKNEEWIKKSRFLATQARDAAPHYQHSEIGYNYRMSNICAGIGRGQMEVLEQRVAKRRSNYEFYQEKLADFAPITFCKEPNKDYYSNRWLSTILVDSENGVDREALRLHLEKVNIESRPLWKPMHLQPVFEGTPFYGDGTSERLFETGLCLPSGSNLSDEDLEKVVAQMEQLLQTV; translated from the coding sequence ATGAATGAAAAAATATGGCTCTCTTCGCCCCATATGGGCGATAACGAGTTCAACTTTGTAAAAGAGGCTTTTGATACGAATTGGATTGCGCCACTCGGACCAAATGTGGATGGTTTTGAGAGGGATCTGGCAGTTTATTTAGGCGAGGATGTGCACGTTGCCGCCTTAAGCTCTGGAACAGCTGCCTTGCATTTAGCCCTGATCATACTTGGTGTGCAGGCTGGGGATGAGGTGATCTGCCAGACCATGACCTTCTCTGCCTCGGCCAACCCAATTGCGTACCAAGGCGCTACGCCTGTTTTTGTGGATAGCGAGGCGCAGACCTGGAACATGTCGCCGCGCTACTTGGAGGCAGCTATACTTGATCGGATTGAGAACGGTAAAAAGCCGAAGGCCATTATTGTGGTGCACCTGTATGGTATGCCCGCTCAGATGGACCGCATCATGGAGATTGCCGATAAGTATGGGATTCCGGTGGTGGAAGATGCGGCGGAGGCGCTGGGTTCGTCTTATAAAGGACGTAAGCTTGGCACATTCGGCGCCATGAGCATCCTATCGTTCAATGGAAACAAAATTATCACCACATCGGGCGGCGGGGCACTGGTTTCAAAAAATGAGGAATGGATAAAGAAGTCACGCTTCCTGGCAACTCAGGCCCGCGATGCAGCACCGCATTACCAGCACTCAGAGATCGGTTATAACTACCGCATGAGTAATATATGTGCAGGTATTGGCCGTGGACAGATGGAAGTACTGGAGCAGCGCGTAGCGAAGCGCCGCAGCAATTATGAATTCTACCAGGAAAAGCTAGCTGATTTTGCTCCCATAACTTTTTGCAAAGAGCCGAATAAGGATTATTACTCCAACAGGTGGCTCAGTACGATACTAGTTGATAGCGAAAATGGTGTTGACCGGGAAGCACTGCGGTTGCACCTGGAAAAAGTGAACATCGAATCGAGGCCGCTGTGGAAGCCGATGCACCTGCAGCCTGTCTTTGAAGGCACTCCTTTCTATGGCGACGGAACTAGTGAGCGTCTGTTCGAAACCGGCTTGTGTCTGCCCTCCGGTTCAAACCTTTCAGATGAAGACCTGGAGAAAGTGGTAGCCCAAATGGAGCAGCTGTTGCAAACTGTATAG
- a CDS encoding acetyltransferase, translated as MYLYGASGHAKVIIDILQGTGVAVEGLFDDNPDLKMLGGIQVLGKLTAEKQLHAPLLISIGNNSIRKRIARSLKVEFKQAIDKTAILSPSARIGAGTVVMQGAILQADVEVGKHAIINTGAKVDHDCVVGDFAHISPGAILCGNVSVGEGTWVGAGAVVIPGVKIGKWCRIGAGAVVIRDLPDNVVAVGNPSKIIKHC; from the coding sequence ATGTACTTATACGGAGCAAGCGGCCATGCTAAAGTGATCATTGACATCCTACAAGGAACAGGTGTGGCAGTGGAGGGGCTGTTTGACGACAACCCAGACTTGAAAATGCTTGGCGGTATCCAAGTGCTTGGTAAGCTTACAGCTGAAAAGCAGCTACATGCACCGCTCCTGATCAGTATCGGCAACAACAGCATTCGGAAAAGAATTGCAAGGTCTTTAAAGGTGGAATTCAAGCAGGCTATAGATAAAACTGCTATCTTGTCACCGTCTGCACGTATTGGAGCTGGAACGGTGGTGATGCAGGGAGCCATTCTGCAGGCAGATGTTGAAGTAGGGAAACATGCCATTATTAATACAGGCGCTAAAGTAGACCATGACTGCGTAGTTGGCGATTTTGCTCACATTTCGCCGGGTGCCATACTTTGCGGAAATGTGTCAGTGGGCGAAGGTACCTGGGTTGGAGCAGGAGCCGTGGTGATTCCGGGTGTAAAGATTGGAAAGTGGTGCCGGATAGGAGCAGGAGCCGTGGTTATACGCGACCTGCCTGATAATGTCGTAGCCGTAGGCAACCCAAGCAAGATTATAAAACATTGTTAA